The following is a genomic window from Mycolicibacterium sp. TY81.
GATCGAGAACCCGGTGGCGGTCGTGACCTCGGGCCCGCACCAGGACAAGGCCAACGCGCTGAAGAACTTCCTCTACACCGCGGACGGCCAGAAGCTGTGGGCGCAGGCCGGGTTCCGTCCGGTCGATCCGGCCGTGACCGCTGAGTTCGCCAAGGACTTCCCGACGCCGGAGAAGCTGTGGACCATCGCTGACCTGGGTGGATGGAAGACCGTCGATCCGGCGTTGTTCGACAAGGAAAATGGCAGCATCACCAAGATCTACAAGCAGGCCACTGGATGACGAGCACTGTTCAGTTCGACGGCGTCCCGGCCCGGCCCGAGTCCAATGGTGACTCGGCCGGGCCGGGCCCTGGCGTGAGGAACGCATTGGGCACGACGTCGTTGCGCGTGGGAGCGGCGAGCATCTGGCTGTCCGTCATCGTGCTGCTGCCGCTGGCCGCGATCCTGGTCCAATCCGCTCGCGGCGGCTGGGGATACTTCTGGTCGGCGGTGACGTCCAACTCGGCCATCGCGTCCTTCCGGGTGACGCTGGAGGTCTCCGCGGCCGTCGCGCTCATCAACCTCGTCTTCGGGCTGTTGGTGGCGTGGGTGCTGACCCGGGACGACTTCGTCGGCAAGCGGCTTGTGGACGCCGTCATCGACCTGCCGTTCGCGCTGCCCACGATCGTGGCCAGCCTCGTGATGCTCGCGCTCTACGGTCCGGCCAGCCCGGTGAACCTGCATCTGCAGCACACCAAGTGGGGCATCGGCGTCGCGTTGCTGTTCGTCACGCTGCCGTTCGTGGTGCGGTCGGTGCAGCCGGTCCTGCTCGAACTCGACCAGGAGACCGAAGAGGCGGCCGCGTCGCTCGGCGCCAACAACTTCGTCATCTTCACCAAGGTGGTGCTGCCGGCGTTGCTCCCGTCATTGCTGTCGGGCGCCGGTCTGGCCTTCTCCCGCGCCATCGGCGAGTTCGGTTCGGTGGTGCTGATCGGCGGCGCGGTGCCCGGCGAGACCGAGGTGTCGTCGCAGTGGATCCGCACCCTGATCGAGAACGACGACCGTACCGGTGCGGCCGCTATCTCGATTGTGCTGCTGGTGATCTCGTTCGTCGTGCTGTTCGTGTTGCGAGTCATCGGGTCGCGGGCGGCCAAGCGTCAGGAGTTGGCCGCATGACGGCCGGCGAGGAGCCGAAGGCGGATCGCGCATGACCTTGTCACCGGTGGTTCGCTACCTGGCCCGGTACGTGGCGCTGGCCTACATCACGGTGCTCGTCATCGTGCCCGTCGGCCTGATCCTGTGGCGGACGTTCCAACCCGGCCTCGGCGAGTTCTTCACCCAGATCACTACGCCGGCAGCCATTTCCGCGCTGCAGCTCTCGCTGCTCGTCGTCGCCATCGTGGTGCCGCTCAACGTGCTGTTCGGCGTGCCGACCGCACTGGTGTTGGCCCGCAACCGGTTCCGCGGCAAGAGCGTCCTGCAGGCCGTGATCGACCTGCCGTTCGCGGTGTCGCCCGTCGTGGTCGGTGTGGCCCTGATCCTGCTGTGGGGCTCGGCCGGACTGCTCGGCTTCGTCGAGCACAGTTGGGGATTCAAGATCATCTTCGGCTTCCCCGGCATCGTGCTCGCCAGCATCTTCGTCACGGTTCCCTTCGTGATCCGCGAAGTCGAACCGGTGCTGCACGAGCTCGGCACCGACCAGGAAGAGGCGGCCTCCACCCTGGGTGCGCAGTGGTGGCAGACGTTCTGGCGGATCACGCTGCCGTCCATCCGCTGGGGCCTGACCTACGGCGTCGTGCTGACCGTCGCGCGCACGCTGGGGGAGTACGGCGCCGTCATCATGGTGTCCTCCAACCTGCCCGGCCAATCCCAGACCCTGACCCTGCTGGTGTCCGACCGGTACAGCCGCGGCGCCGAATACGGCGCCTACGCCATGTCGACAGTGCTGATGGCCGTCGCGGTGATCGTGCTGATCGTGCAGGTAATCCTCGACGCCCGGCGTGCCCGGGCGGCACAATAGCTTTTCGATAGGAAGAACCGATCATGAGTGACGAGCAGAAGCAGGGCAGCCCGCCCGCCATCACGGTGCGCGGTGCCAACAAGCACTACGGCGACTTCGCGGCCCTCGACAACGTCGACTTCGACGTACCCGAGGGCTCGCTGACCGCGCTGCTGGGCCCCAGTGGGTCGGGTAAGTCCACGCTGTTGCGGGCCATCGCCGGCCTCGACACCCCGGACACCGGCACGATCACCATCAAGGGCAACGACGTCACCGGGGTGCCGCCGCAGCGGCGCGGCATCGGTTTCGTCTTCCAGCACTATGCAGCGTTCAAACACCTCACCGTCCGCGAGAACGTCGCGTTCGGGCTGAAGATCCGCAAGAAGCCGAAGGCCGAGGTCAAGGCCAAGGTCGATGATCTGCTGGAAGTGGTGGGGCTCAGCGGTTTCCAGACGCGCTACCCCAGCCAGCTCTCCGGCGGTCAGCGTCAGCGCATGGCGCTGGCCCGCGCCCTCGCGGTCGACCCGCAGGTGCTACTCCTCGACGAGCCGTTCGGCGCCCTCGACGCCAAGGTCCGCGACGACCTGCGCAGCTGGCTGCGCCGCCTGCACGACGAGGTGCACGTGACCACCGTGCTCGTCACGCACGACCAGGCCGAGGCGCTCGACGTCGCCGACCGGATCGCGGTGCTGAACAAGGGCCGCATCGAACAGGTCGGGTCGCCGACCGAGGTCTACGACAGCCCGGCCAACCCGTTCGTGATGTCGTTCCTGGGCGCGGTGTCGACGCTGAACGGGACGCTGGTGCGGCCCCACGACATCCGCGTGGGCCGCAACCCCGACATGGCCATCTCCCAGGCCGACGGCGACGTGGCGGCTACCGGAGTGCTGCGGGCCAAGGTCGACCGCGTGGTCGTCCTCGGCTTCGAGGTGCGCGTCGAGCTGACAACCGCGGCCGACCACACGCCGTTCACCGCCCAGATCACGCGCGGTGACGCCGAAGCGCTGCAGCTCATCGAGGGCGACACCGTGTACGT
Proteins encoded in this region:
- the cysT gene encoding sulfate ABC transporter permease subunit CysT: MTSTVQFDGVPARPESNGDSAGPGPGVRNALGTTSLRVGAASIWLSVIVLLPLAAILVQSARGGWGYFWSAVTSNSAIASFRVTLEVSAAVALINLVFGLLVAWVLTRDDFVGKRLVDAVIDLPFALPTIVASLVMLALYGPASPVNLHLQHTKWGIGVALLFVTLPFVVRSVQPVLLELDQETEEAAASLGANNFVIFTKVVLPALLPSLLSGAGLAFSRAIGEFGSVVLIGGAVPGETEVSSQWIRTLIENDDRTGAAAISIVLLVISFVVLFVLRVIGSRAAKRQELAA
- a CDS encoding sulfate/molybdate ABC transporter ATP-binding protein; this translates as MSDEQKQGSPPAITVRGANKHYGDFAALDNVDFDVPEGSLTALLGPSGSGKSTLLRAIAGLDTPDTGTITIKGNDVTGVPPQRRGIGFVFQHYAAFKHLTVRENVAFGLKIRKKPKAEVKAKVDDLLEVVGLSGFQTRYPSQLSGGQRQRMALARALAVDPQVLLLDEPFGALDAKVRDDLRSWLRRLHDEVHVTTVLVTHDQAEALDVADRIAVLNKGRIEQVGSPTEVYDSPANPFVMSFLGAVSTLNGTLVRPHDIRVGRNPDMAISQADGDVAATGVLRAKVDRVVVLGFEVRVELTTAADHTPFTAQITRGDAEALQLIEGDTVYVRATRIPPIAGQTQEVEAVLAGA
- the cysW gene encoding sulfate ABC transporter permease subunit CysW, with the protein product MTLSPVVRYLARYVALAYITVLVIVPVGLILWRTFQPGLGEFFTQITTPAAISALQLSLLVVAIVVPLNVLFGVPTALVLARNRFRGKSVLQAVIDLPFAVSPVVVGVALILLWGSAGLLGFVEHSWGFKIIFGFPGIVLASIFVTVPFVIREVEPVLHELGTDQEEAASTLGAQWWQTFWRITLPSIRWGLTYGVVLTVARTLGEYGAVIMVSSNLPGQSQTLTLLVSDRYSRGAEYGAYAMSTVLMAVAVIVLIVQVILDARRARAAQ